Proteins from a single region of Chitinibacter bivalviorum:
- the mpl gene encoding UDP-N-acetylmuramate:L-alanyl-gamma-D-glutamyl-meso-diaminopimelate ligase, which yields MHIHILGICGTFMGGIAALAREAGHQVTGCDANVYPPMSTQLENLGIELIEGFGAEQLEQLPSKPDLFVIGNVVKRGMPLMEAILNAGLPYTSGPQWLGEHLLRDKWVLAVAGTHGKTTTTSMLAWILEDAGLAPGFLVGGIPENFGVSARAPGTPRQDAASTSPFFVIEADEYDTAFFDKRSKFVHYRPRTAILNNLEFDHADIFADLAAIETQFHHLVRTIPGQGRVIVNGKEDSLQRVLERGCWSEVEHFAKQTGADGWTLGEIYSDGFDVLFNGELQGRLVWNLMGEHNAHNALAAIAAARHVGVTPQVAIEALGRFENVKRRMEIKGVVNDITVYDDFAHHPTAITTTVAGLRAKVGKQRILAVLEPRSNTMKLGTMKAALPASLAEADRVFCYGANLGWDTAEALAPLGDKAQSFTDLDTLIAAIVVEAQSGDQILVMSNGGFGGIHGKILAALA from the coding sequence ATGCATATTCACATTTTGGGTATTTGCGGCACGTTCATGGGCGGCATTGCGGCACTCGCACGCGAAGCGGGTCATCAGGTCACGGGCTGCGATGCCAATGTGTATCCACCGATGTCGACCCAGCTCGAAAATCTGGGCATTGAATTGATCGAAGGCTTTGGCGCCGAGCAACTCGAACAATTGCCGAGCAAGCCCGATCTATTTGTGATTGGCAATGTGGTAAAGCGGGGTATGCCGCTAATGGAGGCGATTCTCAACGCTGGGTTGCCCTATACCTCTGGCCCACAATGGCTGGGTGAGCATTTGCTGCGCGATAAATGGGTGCTGGCTGTGGCCGGTACTCACGGCAAAACCACCACAACGTCGATGCTGGCCTGGATACTGGAAGACGCCGGTTTAGCACCCGGTTTTCTGGTCGGCGGCATTCCGGAAAACTTCGGTGTTTCCGCCCGCGCACCAGGCACACCACGCCAAGATGCCGCCAGCACGTCGCCGTTTTTTGTCATTGAAGCGGATGAATACGACACCGCATTTTTCGACAAACGCAGCAAATTTGTTCACTACCGCCCGCGCACGGCCATTTTGAACAACCTTGAATTCGATCACGCCGACATTTTTGCCGATCTAGCCGCGATCGAAACGCAGTTTCACCATCTCGTTCGCACTATCCCAGGCCAAGGCCGTGTAATTGTGAATGGCAAGGAAGACAGTCTACAACGCGTCCTCGAGCGTGGCTGCTGGTCGGAAGTTGAACACTTTGCCAAGCAGACCGGGGCAGATGGCTGGACTTTGGGTGAGATTTATAGCGACGGTTTTGATGTGCTTTTTAATGGCGAACTGCAAGGCCGTTTGGTCTGGAACTTGATGGGCGAGCACAATGCGCACAATGCGCTCGCCGCGATTGCCGCTGCACGTCATGTCGGCGTCACGCCGCAAGTGGCGATCGAGGCCTTAGGCCGTTTTGAAAACGTCAAACGTCGCATGGAAATCAAAGGCGTCGTCAATGACATCACCGTCTACGACGATTTTGCCCACCACCCAACCGCCATCACCACCACAGTTGCGGGCCTGCGCGCCAAAGTGGGCAAACAGCGCATTTTGGCCGTGCTTGAACCGCGCTCGAACACGATGAAACTGGGCACAATGAAGGCTGCGCTACCCGCCAGCTTAGCCGAAGCCGATCGCGTATTTTGCTATGGTGCCAATTTAGGCTGGGACACCGCCGAGGCACTCGCGCCTTTGGGCGACAAAGCCCAAAGCTTTACCGATTTGGATACTTTGATCGCAGCCATCGTGGTCGAAGCGCAATCAGGCGATCAGATTCTGGTGATGAGCAACGGCGGATTTGGCGGGATTCACGGCAAAATTCTTGCCGCACTTGCCTAG
- a CDS encoding helix-turn-helix transcriptional regulator → MSDSFIRMPTLSEIIGLSKNAIYDRMNPKSPRYDASFPKPVKLGSHSIAFLESEVKAWMDERISERQAA, encoded by the coding sequence ATGTCAGATTCATTTATCCGTATGCCGACGCTGTCCGAGATCATCGGGCTGTCTAAAAATGCGATTTACGACCGCATGAACCCCAAAAGCCCCCGCTACGATGCCAGCTTTCCTAAGCCGGTCAAGCTTGGCTCGCACTCGATTGCGTTTCTAGAGTCCGAGGTCAAAGCGTGGATGGATGAGCGCATATCAGAACGCCAAGCGGCATAA
- a CDS encoding DUF3631 domain-containing protein: MNAPQPINQQSEIAAALSYVPSHDRDTWVLMAMAVKSELGEAGFDVWDSWSATAENYQSKAAKAVWKSIGAAGKVTIASLFSTAIQNGWKPSKPYTPPTPEQRQQIEAERQAAQAEADALAAQQRAEASAKAKQRWEEASTINAAHPYLIAKGIKPIGAKQFYKMLVLPLRANGEIVNLQYISEDGTKRFGTGGQVKGTSLVLGKLQGAAEALLCEGWATGCTLHEATGLPVVVAWNAGNLAMIAARLSEALPEMALRVCGDTDASGTGQKTASEAAIVHGMAVWCVPVFTPELIEQHTAQHGKVPSDFNDLHQLVGLDAVRIQLTNTITHGEKVEGRVQPKSVSLPENEENNISQNVSENDSTLLYSESNSSEVEILSSTPLQPNNHAGFEVEERHLSTGNENLSSTCKPNNGAGCRGVEDKHPFLGGIAETHANEGEKSPKTEDFDEEAYILHLANLKPLAYERVRQAASEALQTRASVLDKLVNGARRELAAQQDDDNSGVSILFDDVEPWPVPVSGAAVLDDAFALMCRYVIADKETIRAATLWTALTWFVEYATVMPLALITAPEKNCGKSTLLNVLAKLSSRPIWASNITPAALFRAVEKWKPSLFIDEADTFMRDSPELVGIINSGHTRDTAYVIRTVGDEHEPRTFVTWGAKAISGIGAHGVADTITSRSVILMMRRKLKGERCENMRHYDREAFAMVKRQFARWADDNGENFATMRPELDGLHNRTADNWEPLLAIADLAGGDWPKQARLAAHKLTHTEDDAQSINQELLGDIRAAFERTRTDKLHTSVLLEELCKDEESAWATYNRGRPVTARQLSKRVAEFGVKARQLKIDFANRNGYELADFKDAFARYLSNEPVPAQTSAARHEGDDYELF; encoded by the coding sequence ATGAATGCACCTCAACCAATCAACCAACAATCTGAAATAGCTGCTGCATTGTCCTACGTACCAAGCCATGACCGTGACACTTGGGTACTGATGGCAATGGCCGTTAAGTCCGAGCTGGGTGAGGCTGGCTTTGATGTCTGGGATAGCTGGAGTGCCACGGCTGAAAACTATCAATCTAAGGCCGCGAAAGCGGTCTGGAAAAGCATCGGAGCCGCTGGCAAGGTAACGATTGCCAGCTTGTTTAGCACAGCCATTCAGAACGGCTGGAAGCCTAGCAAGCCCTACACCCCGCCGACACCCGAGCAGCGCCAACAGATCGAGGCCGAGCGCCAAGCCGCACAAGCTGAGGCTGACGCACTGGCCGCACAGCAACGCGCTGAAGCATCGGCCAAAGCCAAGCAACGCTGGGAAGAAGCCAGCACGATCAATGCCGCTCACCCGTATTTAATCGCCAAGGGGATTAAGCCAATCGGAGCCAAGCAGTTTTACAAAATGCTGGTTCTGCCTCTGCGTGCCAATGGCGAGATTGTGAACCTGCAATACATCAGCGAAGACGGTACTAAACGTTTCGGCACTGGTGGGCAGGTCAAAGGCACATCACTGGTGCTGGGCAAGCTGCAAGGCGCTGCTGAGGCGCTATTGTGCGAGGGATGGGCAACCGGCTGCACACTACATGAAGCGACTGGTCTGCCAGTGGTCGTGGCATGGAATGCGGGTAACTTGGCAATGATTGCCGCCAGGCTAAGTGAAGCATTGCCAGAAATGGCTTTGCGGGTGTGTGGTGATACTGATGCCAGCGGCACAGGCCAGAAGACCGCCAGTGAAGCAGCAATCGTTCACGGCATGGCGGTATGGTGCGTTCCGGTTTTCACGCCAGAGCTGATCGAGCAGCACACCGCTCAGCACGGCAAAGTCCCTTCTGACTTCAACGACCTGCATCAATTGGTTGGGCTAGATGCTGTACGAATTCAGCTTACCAATACGATTACGCACGGCGAAAAGGTAGAGGGTAGAGTTCAGCCTAAATCGGTATCTCTACCGGAAAACGAAGAAAACAACATTTCTCAAAACGTAAGCGAAAATGACTCTACTTTGCTCTACTCAGAGTCAAACAGTTCCGAAGTAGAAATTCTATCCTCTACTCCTCTACAGCCCAATAACCACGCGGGTTTCGAGGTAGAGGAAAGGCACTTATCCACAGGAAACGAAAATCTATCCTCTACCTGCAAACCCAATAACGGCGCGGGTTGTAGAGGAGTAGAGGATAAACACCCATTTTTAGGGGGTATAGCAGAAACGCACGCAAACGAGGGTGAAAAAAGCCCCAAAACGGAGGACTTTGACGAAGAAGCTTACATATTACACTTGGCCAATTTAAAGCCTCTGGCCTATGAGCGAGTACGACAAGCGGCCTCTGAAGCATTGCAGACCAGAGCGAGTGTGCTAGACAAACTGGTGAATGGCGCACGGCGCGAATTGGCTGCACAGCAGGACGATGACAACAGCGGGGTATCCATCCTGTTTGATGACGTTGAACCATGGCCTGTGCCTGTTTCCGGTGCTGCCGTGCTGGATGATGCCTTTGCGCTGATGTGCCGCTATGTCATTGCCGACAAAGAGACTATTCGAGCAGCAACGCTTTGGACCGCATTAACGTGGTTTGTCGAATACGCGACAGTAATGCCCTTGGCGCTGATTACCGCGCCTGAGAAAAACTGCGGTAAATCGACCTTGCTCAATGTGCTGGCTAAGCTCTCCAGCCGACCTATTTGGGCTTCAAACATCACCCCCGCAGCCTTATTCCGTGCTGTTGAAAAGTGGAAGCCTTCGCTGTTTATCGATGAGGCCGACACCTTTATGCGAGACAGCCCCGAGTTGGTCGGCATTATCAACAGCGGCCACACTAGAGACACTGCGTATGTGATTCGCACTGTGGGCGATGAGCACGAGCCACGGACGTTTGTAACGTGGGGCGCAAAGGCCATTAGCGGGATTGGTGCGCATGGCGTAGCCGATACGATCACCAGCCGCTCAGTCATTCTGATGATGCGCCGCAAGCTCAAAGGCGAGCGCTGCGAGAATATGCGGCACTACGACCGAGAAGCCTTTGCGATGGTAAAGCGCCAATTTGCTCGTTGGGCTGATGACAATGGCGAGAACTTCGCAACGATGCGCCCTGAGTTGGACGGATTACACAACCGCACTGCCGACAATTGGGAGCCGCTACTAGCGATTGCTGACCTTGCTGGTGGGGATTGGCCGAAACAAGCACGCTTGGCAGCGCACAAGCTCACCCATACCGAAGACGATGCGCAAAGCATCAACCAAGAGCTGCTTGGCGACATTCGTGCAGCATTTGAACGAACGCGCACCGACAAGTTGCACACCTCTGTATTGCTTGAGGAGCTTTGCAAAGACGAGGAATCGGCATGGGCCACCTATAACCGAGGCCGTCCAGTCACTGCACGGCAACTCTCAAAACGAGTCGCAGAGTTTGGCGTGAAGGCAAGGCAGCTCAAGATTGATTTTGCAAACCGCAACGGTTACGAGCTAGCCGACTTTAAGGACGCCTTTGCCCGTTATCTCAGCAATGAGCCCGTACCAGCACAAACCAGCGCAGCACGACATGAGGGTGATGACTATGAACTCTTCTGA
- the nadA gene encoding quinolinate synthase NadA: MPRVVTLAHYYTQPEIQQMADKVGDSLELSLFARDADADIIVFAGVRFMAETAKILNPNATVILPDAGSTCSLVTQTDVAALKAWRESYPDHVHVSYINSSAEHKALSDWIVTSRNVDDIIAHLYADGKKVIFSPDRNMGAYLNFQHGYDMPLWSAVCEVHDKFNQAALDEAFAAVKTAKYLIAHPESPLPVLQQADYVGSTSGMLNWIKSFDKEPDAAIFVATEDGILYNMRLARPDLNIEQAPIYAGCQCNSCPYMKMNTIEAVKRAQAGQGTVIDYLTPADMDAARLPIERMLEFSKRYYA; the protein is encoded by the coding sequence ATGCCACGCGTTGTGACGCTTGCCCACTATTACACCCAGCCCGAAATCCAGCAAATGGCCGATAAGGTGGGCGATAGCCTTGAGCTTTCCCTGTTTGCGCGTGATGCGGATGCCGACATCATCGTGTTTGCTGGTGTACGCTTTATGGCTGAAACCGCCAAGATTTTGAATCCGAATGCGACCGTGATTTTGCCGGATGCGGGTTCGACCTGTTCGCTGGTGACGCAAACCGATGTGGCTGCGCTCAAGGCATGGCGTGAGTCTTATCCCGATCATGTGCACGTGTCCTACATCAATAGCTCGGCCGAGCACAAAGCCTTGAGCGACTGGATTGTGACCAGCCGCAATGTGGACGACATCATTGCTCACCTGTACGCCGACGGTAAAAAAGTAATCTTCTCGCCCGATCGCAATATGGGCGCGTATTTGAACTTCCAACACGGCTACGATATGCCGCTGTGGTCAGCGGTGTGTGAAGTACATGATAAATTCAATCAAGCGGCACTTGATGAAGCGTTTGCCGCAGTGAAAACGGCCAAATACCTGATCGCTCACCCTGAAAGCCCGCTGCCTGTGTTGCAGCAAGCCGATTATGTTGGCTCGACTTCGGGCATGCTGAACTGGATTAAGTCGTTCGACAAAGAGCCTGATGCCGCGATCTTCGTCGCGACTGAAGACGGCATTTTGTACAATATGCGTCTGGCTCGCCCAGATTTGAATATCGAGCAAGCGCCGATCTACGCAGGTTGCCAGTGTAATTCGTGCCCATACATGAAAATGAATACCATCGAAGCGGTCAAACGCGCGCAAGCAGGTCAAGGTACCGTGATTGATTACCTAACGCCTGCTGATATGGATGCGGCGCGCTTGCCAATCGAGCGGATGTTGGAGTTTTCTAAACGCTACTACGCCTAA
- the arsJ gene encoding organoarsenical effux MFS transporter ArsJ, which translates to MLTTLSPQVRQYLIITGNYWAFTLTDGALRMLVVLHFHQLGFSPLNIALLFLFYEIFGVVTNLVGGWLGARIGLNKTMNIGLGLQVIALLALTVPTAMLTVPWVMAAQALSGIAKDLNKMSAKSSVKALVPIGSAAAEGKLYQWVALLTGSKNALKGVGFFLGGVLLTALGFEGAMWAMAAVLLLVWVASLVSLKADLGKAKNKPKFGEIFSSSRAVNVLSAARLFLFGARDVWFVVALPVFMATTLGWADWAVGTFFACWVIGYGIVQTLAPYLTGKKAGKVPDGRAAMLWAIPLALLTTGIALGVNSNIDLQWILVGGLLLFGMLFAINSSLHSYLIVSYAKEDGASLDVGFYYMANAMGRLIGTVLSGWVFQVSGLTACLWISAAFITLAALISIALPRHTKV; encoded by the coding sequence ATGCTCACCACACTCTCTCCCCAAGTCCGCCAATACCTAATCATCACCGGCAACTATTGGGCCTTCACCTTGACTGATGGCGCATTGCGTATGCTGGTGGTGCTGCATTTTCATCAGTTGGGCTTTAGTCCGCTCAATATCGCGCTGTTGTTTCTGTTTTACGAGATTTTTGGCGTCGTCACCAATCTGGTCGGTGGCTGGCTCGGTGCGCGGATTGGTTTGAATAAAACGATGAATATCGGTCTTGGGCTTCAAGTGATTGCGCTGTTGGCGCTGACCGTGCCGACAGCAATGCTGACCGTGCCGTGGGTGATGGCTGCGCAGGCGCTGTCGGGTATTGCGAAAGATCTCAATAAAATGAGCGCGAAGAGTAGCGTCAAAGCCTTGGTTCCTATTGGCAGTGCGGCGGCCGAAGGTAAGCTGTATCAATGGGTGGCGCTGCTAACGGGCTCGAAAAACGCGCTCAAAGGTGTCGGGTTTTTCCTCGGTGGGGTCTTGCTCACCGCATTGGGCTTTGAAGGCGCGATGTGGGCGATGGCGGCGGTATTGCTGCTGGTGTGGGTGGCGAGTTTGGTAAGCTTGAAAGCCGACTTGGGCAAGGCGAAAAACAAACCCAAGTTTGGCGAGATTTTCTCCAGCAGCCGTGCAGTGAATGTCCTGTCGGCGGCGCGGCTGTTTCTGTTTGGCGCGCGCGATGTATGGTTTGTCGTGGCGCTGCCGGTGTTTATGGCGACGACGCTGGGCTGGGCCGATTGGGCGGTAGGGACATTCTTTGCCTGCTGGGTGATTGGTTACGGCATCGTGCAGACGCTCGCGCCGTATTTAACGGGCAAAAAGGCGGGCAAAGTACCCGATGGACGCGCCGCAATGCTCTGGGCAATCCCATTGGCCTTATTGACGACGGGTATTGCGCTGGGCGTCAATTCAAATATTGATTTGCAATGGATACTGGTGGGGGGCTTGTTGCTGTTTGGTATGCTGTTTGCAATTAACTCATCGCTGCACAGCTATCTGATCGTCAGCTATGCCAAAGAAGACGGCGCTTCGCTGGATGTTGGTTTTTACTATATGGCTAATGCGATGGGGCGGCTAATCGGTACAGTGCTATCGGGTTGGGTTTTTCAGGTATCCGGCTTGACCGCTTGCCTGTGGATTTCGGCGGCATTTATCACGCTCGCCGCGCTAATCTCCATTGCATTGCCGCGCCATACGAAGGTTTAG
- a CDS encoding tyrosine-type recombinase/integrase, whose amino-acid sequence MPKKVAANQLEHLQLVNAKPSEKETYLNDGAGLWVVIHADGAKRFQYQFSVLGKRGKMWLGYFPAISLAEARQLRDEHAAIVKQGQDPRIARKIEKITQAATAATTFEAVAREWHTKKLNSWSEDHGKKIMESLVADAFPILGNMPIADINSPLVLMTIKKIEARGAVETAQRILQRIGAVMRYAMQTGRTLTDPTYKLAETLTAPKVVHRPAMPRKELPEYYRRLAAEPLHPLTKNALELLAYTFVRPGELRGAKWEEFDFEEAEWRIPAERMKMRAPHIVPLSRQALAVLDALRPHSKRSAFVFPAQTDHEKPMSENTMGYALGRMGYKDIHCPHGFRSLASTVLNEEGFDADVIERQLAHAEKNKVRAAYHRAQYLKERRALMQWWADYLDSKKPGVNVVPLNLNKVA is encoded by the coding sequence ATGCCAAAGAAAGTAGCCGCCAATCAGCTTGAGCATTTGCAGCTCGTCAATGCAAAACCAAGCGAAAAAGAAACCTATCTCAACGATGGGGCTGGCCTTTGGGTGGTGATTCACGCCGATGGCGCAAAGCGTTTTCAGTATCAATTTTCAGTACTCGGTAAGCGCGGCAAAATGTGGCTGGGCTACTTCCCCGCAATCAGTCTGGCCGAGGCTCGCCAGTTGCGCGACGAACATGCGGCCATTGTCAAACAAGGCCAAGACCCGCGCATCGCTCGCAAGATTGAGAAAATCACCCAAGCAGCCACAGCAGCAACCACCTTTGAAGCCGTGGCGCGTGAATGGCATACCAAGAAGCTCAATAGCTGGAGCGAAGATCACGGCAAGAAGATCATGGAGTCTTTAGTAGCAGACGCCTTCCCGATCTTGGGCAATATGCCAATCGCTGACATCAATTCGCCGCTAGTGCTGATGACCATCAAGAAGATTGAGGCGCGTGGCGCTGTTGAAACAGCACAGCGGATATTGCAGCGCATTGGTGCTGTCATGCGCTACGCCATGCAGACAGGCCGCACACTAACCGACCCGACATATAAGCTGGCAGAAACACTCACCGCGCCAAAAGTGGTGCACCGCCCTGCCATGCCGCGCAAAGAGCTACCCGAATACTACCGACGACTAGCCGCCGAGCCATTGCACCCGCTAACCAAGAACGCCTTGGAATTGCTGGCCTATACCTTTGTTCGACCAGGTGAATTACGCGGGGCCAAGTGGGAAGAGTTTGATTTTGAGGAGGCAGAATGGCGTATACCTGCCGAACGCATGAAGATGCGAGCGCCGCATATCGTGCCGCTATCACGTCAAGCTCTGGCCGTGCTCGATGCATTGCGCCCCCACTCCAAAAGAAGTGCCTTTGTATTTCCTGCCCAGACTGATCACGAGAAACCCATGAGCGAAAACACTATGGGCTACGCCTTGGGGCGGATGGGCTACAAGGATATTCACTGCCCACACGGCTTCCGCTCGCTGGCCTCTACGGTGCTGAACGAAGAAGGCTTTGACGCTGATGTAATCGAACGCCAATTAGCTCACGCCGAAAAAAACAAAGTACGTGCTGCATATCACCGCGCCCAATACCTGAAAGAGCGCCGAGCATTAATGCAGTGGTGGGCTGATTATCTGGACAGTAAAAAACCCGGGGTAAATGTCGTGCCGTTGAATTTGAATAAAGTCGCATAA
- a CDS encoding putative quinol monooxygenase, giving the protein MDACVAVFGYLRFPPEKLVLVRPHLKVLVEATYQHDGCIAYDVAEDLFDPGLIRFSELWPSANALQQHLVAPHIEPWRVAARACGLLDRKFTAYSLGESWVV; this is encoded by the coding sequence ATGGATGCCTGTGTTGCTGTCTTCGGCTATTTGCGTTTTCCGCCAGAAAAGCTGGTGCTGGTTCGCCCGCATTTGAAGGTATTGGTCGAAGCCACCTATCAGCATGATGGCTGCATTGCCTATGATGTGGCAGAAGACCTGTTTGACCCGGGGCTGATCCGATTTTCTGAGCTGTGGCCTAGCGCCAACGCATTGCAGCAACATCTCGTTGCACCGCACATCGAGCCATGGCGAGTCGCGGCGCGTGCTTGTGGTTTGCTGGATAGAAAATTCACCGCGTATTCGCTGGGTGAGTCGTGGGTGGTTTAA
- a CDS encoding SRPBCC family protein has protein sequence MKITVEATVAAPIETVWRAWTTPAAIMQWNAASDDWHTTAASVDLQVGGAFSSRMEAKDGSMGFDFAGTYTKIVEHELIECQFGDRSLQVEFIAAADGVLVRETFDAEMTHSIEQQREGWQAILNQFASYVAAELGKKA, from the coding sequence ATGAAAATTACCGTTGAAGCTACAGTAGCCGCACCTATCGAAACAGTTTGGCGTGCGTGGACAACGCCAGCAGCCATCATGCAATGGAATGCGGCGTCGGATGATTGGCACACCACCGCGGCCAGTGTTGATTTGCAAGTGGGCGGCGCTTTTTCGTCGCGCATGGAAGCCAAAGACGGCAGCATGGGTTTTGATTTTGCGGGTACGTACACTAAGATCGTTGAGCATGAATTAATCGAATGCCAATTTGGTGATCGTAGTTTGCAGGTGGAATTTATCGCCGCAGCGGATGGCGTGTTAGTGCGCGAGACCTTTGATGCGGAAATGACGCATTCGATCGAACAACAACGCGAGGGCTGGCAGGCAATTCTCAATCAATTTGCGAGTTATGTGGCTGCTGAGTTGGGAAAGAAGGCTTAA
- a CDS encoding GGDEF domain-containing protein, with amino-acid sequence MNPATPVNPVEIARIALKRLSERGLAPTPENYAQFYNAIVTIKAPESKTATEMQLAWQVLYKLDDAAHDMGEVTDGLMTNLSGSTTVMQESLGNLHAVREAHVSQAASPEETHASLEDLLNVVINTTHNVHSTVTTSHSDLQTIRDSIRHIEEDLAFNRKVLEQDALTGALNRQGLDHLLMREVKRAQRNDARLTAVLIDLDEFKSINDRFTHLVGDQVLVHMANLTKAVLRESDILVRYGGEEFLILLVDTDSKGAAYVIDRLRLVTGRTPYMHHAQRIEVKFSAGIAQLRDDENGRAMVLRADEALYRAKNSGRSKTELAD; translated from the coding sequence ATGAACCCAGCAACACCGGTTAATCCGGTTGAAATTGCACGCATTGCATTAAAACGATTGTCCGAGCGCGGTTTGGCGCCAACACCCGAAAATTACGCCCAGTTTTACAATGCCATCGTGACGATCAAAGCGCCAGAAAGCAAAACGGCGACCGAGATGCAGCTTGCTTGGCAGGTGCTGTATAAATTGGACGATGCCGCACATGACATGGGCGAAGTGACCGATGGCTTGATGACAAATTTGTCTGGCTCAACCACGGTGATGCAAGAGAGCCTCGGCAATTTGCACGCAGTACGCGAAGCGCATGTTTCGCAAGCAGCGAGCCCTGAAGAAACGCACGCCAGCCTGGAAGATTTGCTCAATGTGGTGATCAATACCACGCACAATGTACATTCGACGGTCACTACGTCACATTCAGATTTGCAAACGATTCGCGACTCTATCCGCCATATCGAAGAAGATCTCGCCTTTAACCGCAAAGTGCTCGAGCAAGACGCGCTGACCGGCGCGCTCAATCGCCAAGGGCTGGATCATTTGCTGATGCGTGAAGTGAAACGCGCGCAGCGCAATGATGCGCGCTTAACGGCGGTGCTGATCGATCTGGACGAATTTAAATCCATCAATGATCGCTTTACACATCTGGTTGGTGATCAGGTCTTGGTGCATATGGCCAATCTGACCAAGGCGGTATTGCGTGAGTCGGATATTCTGGTGCGCTATGGCGGAGAGGAGTTTTTGATTTTGCTGGTCGATACAGACAGCAAAGGCGCTGCGTATGTGATCGATCGCTTGCGTTTGGTGACGGGCCGCACGCCGTATATGCATCATGCACAACGTATTGAAGTGAAATTTTCAGCCGGTATCGCGCAATTGCGCGACGATGAAAATGGCCGCGCCATGGTCTTGCGTGCAGATGAAGCGCTGTATCGCGCCAAAAACAGTGGCCGTAGCAAAACCGAGCTGGCGGATTGA
- a CDS encoding ArsJ-associated glyceraldehyde-3-phosphate dehydrogenase produces the protein MSIKVGINGFGRMGRLTLRAAWGWPEVEFVQINDPAGDTATLAHLLNFDSVHGRWAHEATTEGDDIIIGNQRIKTSRNTAIGDTDWSGCDVVIEASGKMRTTALLQAYLDQGVKRVVVTAPVKEAGVLNVVVGVNHHLFDPSIHRIVTAASCTTNCLAPVVKVIHEQLGIRHGSMTTIHDLTNTQTIIDAPHKDLRRARSCGTSLIPTSTGSATAITEIFPELKGRLNGHAVRVPLTNASLTDCVFELERATTVEEVNGLLKAASETYLKDILGYEERPLVSIDYRGDARSSIIDALSTMVINGTQLKLYAWYDNEWGYVNRTAELVQQVGLAY, from the coding sequence ATGAGCATCAAAGTAGGGATTAACGGCTTTGGCCGCATGGGGCGTTTAACACTGCGCGCAGCTTGGGGCTGGCCAGAGGTTGAATTCGTGCAGATTAACGATCCGGCCGGCGATACCGCCACACTGGCGCATTTGCTCAATTTCGATTCAGTGCATGGCCGCTGGGCGCATGAAGCCACGACTGAGGGTGATGACATCATCATCGGGAATCAGCGCATCAAAACCAGCCGAAATACCGCGATTGGTGATACCGATTGGTCGGGTTGCGACGTGGTGATTGAAGCCTCAGGCAAAATGCGCACCACCGCCTTGCTGCAAGCCTACCTCGATCAAGGCGTCAAACGCGTTGTTGTTACCGCGCCGGTCAAAGAGGCAGGTGTACTGAATGTTGTCGTCGGCGTGAACCATCATTTGTTCGACCCAAGCATTCACCGCATCGTCACCGCCGCCAGCTGCACCACCAACTGCCTCGCGCCGGTGGTGAAAGTGATCCACGAGCAGCTCGGCATCCGCCACGGCAGCATGACGACGATTCACGACTTGACCAATACCCAAACCATCATCGACGCGCCACACAAAGATCTGCGCCGTGCGCGTTCGTGCGGCACGAGTTTGATCCCAACTTCAACCGGATCGGCCACCGCGATCACCGAGATTTTCCCCGAGCTAAAGGGACGCCTCAACGGCCACGCCGTGCGCGTACCGTTAACCAACGCCTCGCTCACCGACTGCGTATTCGAGCTAGAACGCGCCACGACGGTGGAAGAAGTGAATGGCCTCTTGAAAGCCGCGTCGGAAACCTATTTAAAAGACATCTTGGGTTATGAAGAACGCCCACTGGTGTCGATCGACTACCGCGGCGACGCCCGCTCCAGCATCATCGACGCGCTTTCGACGATGGTGATCAACGGCACGCAACTGAAGCTGTACGCGTGGTACGACAATGAGTGGGGTTATGTGAACCGTACGGCGGAGTTGGTGCAGCAGGTCGGTTTGGCATATTAG